A stretch of the Verrucomicrobiota bacterium genome encodes the following:
- the nadA gene encoding quinolinate synthase NadA has product MGTPQPKYEDIARAVRALKQRQNAIIVAHNYQPPEIYDLADFIGDSLELSRRSAKVAEHVICFCGVHFMAESAKILSPHKTVLLPEPEAGCTLADFADADAVRAKKAEYPEAAVVSYVNSTAAVKAESDICCTSSNAVKVVNSLSQRQVLFLPDGNLARYVQTKTDKQIIPWEGNCCVHDAVTPELIEATKAEYPGAKVMVHPECKLEVIELGDYTCSTGQMITVSKTEPYDEWIVVTDPGMCERLRRESPGKQFHPVPTMTPCYTMNITTPAKVRDALLALEPKIEVPEPIRIRAERALRRMIEL; this is encoded by the coding sequence GTGGGCACCCCCCAGCCGAAATACGAAGACATCGCCCGGGCCGTCAGGGCGCTCAAGCAACGGCAGAACGCCATCATCGTGGCGCACAACTACCAGCCGCCGGAGATCTACGACCTTGCCGACTTCATCGGCGACTCGCTCGAGCTGAGCCGCCGGTCGGCCAAGGTTGCCGAGCACGTCATCTGCTTCTGCGGCGTCCACTTCATGGCCGAGTCGGCCAAGATCCTCAGCCCGCACAAGACCGTGCTCCTGCCCGAGCCGGAGGCCGGCTGCACGTTGGCCGACTTCGCCGACGCCGACGCAGTGCGCGCCAAGAAAGCCGAGTACCCCGAGGCGGCGGTCGTGAGCTACGTCAACAGCACGGCGGCGGTCAAAGCCGAATCCGACATCTGCTGCACGTCGTCGAACGCGGTCAAGGTGGTCAACTCGCTGTCGCAGCGCCAGGTGCTCTTTCTGCCGGACGGGAACCTCGCGCGCTACGTCCAGACCAAGACGGACAAGCAGATCATCCCGTGGGAAGGCAACTGCTGCGTGCACGACGCCGTCACGCCCGAGCTGATCGAGGCGACAAAGGCCGAGTACCCGGGCGCCAAGGTCATGGTGCATCCCGAGTGCAAGCTCGAGGTGATCGAGCTGGGCGACTACACGTGCAGCACGGGCCAGATGATCACGGTGTCGAAGACCGAGCCGTACGACGAGTGGATCGTCGTGACCGACCCCGGCATGTGCGAACGGCTGCGGCGCGAATCGCCCGGCAAGCAGTTCCACCCGGTGCCGACGATGACGCCGTGCTACACGATGAACATCACGACGCCCGCCAAGGTGCGCGATGCGCTGCTCGCGCTCGAGCCGAAGATCGAGGTGCCCGAGCCGATCCGCATCCGCGCCGAGCGCGCGCTCCGGAGGATGATCGAGCTGTGA
- the nadC gene encoding carboxylating nicotinate-nucleotide diphosphorylase, translating into MSTRAPAASIARLVRQVLDEDIGCGDITTMWTVPANARGTAQLIAREAGVIAGLDVARAVFRALSRSVRFAAMVRDGQCVRRGTVLAEVRGPLRAILTGERVALNFLQRLSGVATLTRAYVERAKPAKVLDTRKTTPGLRALEKAAVRAGGGLNHRFGLDDLVLIKNNHIAAAGSITTAVRRVRQRGSQQRIEVETRTLDEVREAAALTPDIVMLDNMTPAQMRKAVALIRSMSPRTTIEASGGVTRGRVGAVAKTGVDWISVGALTHSAPALDIALRVAHTV; encoded by the coding sequence GTGAGCACACGCGCCCCCGCCGCCTCCATCGCCCGCCTCGTGCGCCAGGTGCTCGACGAGGACATCGGCTGCGGCGACATCACGACGATGTGGACCGTGCCCGCCAACGCGCGCGGCACGGCGCAGCTCATCGCGCGCGAGGCCGGCGTCATTGCCGGGCTCGACGTGGCACGCGCCGTGTTCCGGGCGCTCTCGAGGAGCGTGCGCTTTGCGGCCATGGTTCGCGACGGGCAGTGCGTGCGCCGTGGCACCGTGCTCGCCGAGGTGCGCGGCCCGTTGCGGGCGATCCTGACCGGCGAGCGCGTCGCGCTCAACTTCCTCCAGCGGCTCTCGGGCGTGGCGACGCTCACACGCGCGTACGTCGAGCGGGCCAAGCCGGCCAAGGTGCTCGATACGCGCAAGACGACGCCCGGCCTGCGCGCGCTCGAGAAGGCCGCCGTTCGAGCCGGCGGTGGCCTGAACCACCGATTCGGTCTCGACGACCTGGTCCTGATCAAGAACAACCACATCGCCGCGGCCGGCTCGATCACAACGGCCGTGCGCCGTGTGCGCCAACGCGGCTCCCAGCAGCGGATCGAGGTCGAAACGCGCACGCTCGACGAGGTGCGCGAGGCTGCGGCGCTCACGCCGGACATCGTCATGCTCGACAACATGACCCCGGCTCAGATGCGCAAGGCGGTCGCCCTCATTCGCTCGATGAGTCCGAGGACGACCATCGAAGCATCGGGCGGCGTGACGCGGGGCCGAGTCGGCGCCGTGGCCAAAACCGGCGTGGACTGGATCAGCGTCGGTGCGCTCACGCACTCGGCGCCGGCGCTCGACATCGCACTCCGTGTGGCACACACGGTATAG